The following is a genomic window from Deltaproteobacteria bacterium.
GCGGATATCAGCTCGGGCAAGAAGCTCGTGACCATAGCCCGCGATGACGCCGCGTTCGCCGGTAACCCGGGCAGGCCCGCCCGATGCGAAGCCGGGCGGGTGCGCGGCACGAAGTACTTCGTGCCGTTCGCGGCACAAGCGGATGCACTGCTGGTGACGACCCCGGCGGTGATTTGGCTGGTGCAGCGGCCGTTCACGGTCGCGCCGCTGCCGACCATCGATCTAGCGCAGCGCTTCGGCAAGGTGACGCTTGACCACGCGGCTGAGAAGATCGGCGCCGCCAGTCTGCTCGATCGCGCCGATCAGCTTGCCGCCATCGGGGCCAGCGCCACTCTGCTTGGCATCATGAGCCGAGCGCTGGAGATCACCATTGACTACGTCCAAACCCGCCGCACCTTCAACCGGCCGATTGGCTCGTTCCAGGCGTTGCAGCATCGCTTGTCGGAGATGCTGCTGCGGACCGAGTCAACGCGCTCGGCGGCGTACCGCGCCGCCTGGTGCTTCGACACCGGCGACGCTGACACCGCCTTGGCTTGCGCCAGCGCCAAGGCTTACGCCGGCGATGCCTCGCGGCTGGTCTGCGGCGAGGCCATCCAGATGCACGGCGGCATCGGTTTCACCTGGGAGCTGGATCTGCACTTCTATTTCAAGCGCGCCAAGACATTGGAGCAGCACTACGGTTCGACCGAGGTACAGCTCGAGCACGCCCTGGCGGCGGCTGGTTTCTGAGCGAAAGCTCGGCTCGGAGTTCATTCCCCGAAGCGCGGCCGGCGGCCGCGGCCGAGGGACTCGACTTTGCCCTGCTGATTCTGCGGCCGCTCGAAGTTGGGCGCCGCCTCAACCCGCGGGGCGCGTTCAACGTGCGGCAGCGCTTCCCGCCGCTCGCGCAACTGCTCCACCAGCCCCCGGCGCTCTTCACTCCGGGTGACCGAGCGGGGTTCCACCTTCTCGCCGGAGCGGTCCGGCTTTTCGGGCCGGATGATCTTGCGCGGTTCCTCCGCAGCTGGCAGTGCCGGCCGATGCCGTTGCTGCAAGCGTTCGAAGCGCGCACGCGGCTCCGCCGGGGCGCGCGCCGGCCGCGGGGGCGGCTCGTTGGCTGGTGGGGAAGCCGTCTCGATCTTACGGCTCTCCGCGCCAGCGTGAGGCGGCCGGAGGTGTTCCGACTGCTGGCGCAGCCGCTCGCGCTGGTGCGCCATGGCTGGCGGAGGAGGTGCGCTCTTGCGCTCAGCGGCAGGGGGCGCAGGGTCGCTCCGCGTCAGCGGCTTCGGTTTCTCAGCCGGGCTCGAGCGCTGGCGCAGTGACTCCTGCGTCCGTTCGAGGCCGCTTTGAGGCTTCGCCAAAGCCGGCGACGACGTGCTCGGCAAGCGGCCCGGCTTGTGCTCATGCCGCGCCTGCAAGCGCTCGCGCGCAGAGCGCGCCTCGACAACGGGCCGCAGCCGGTGGCCGGCGGGTTGTTTGAGTTCGGTCAGCACCGGCTTGATCGGCAGCGCTGCGCGCAGCGGCGCCAGCCGGTGAGCCTCCACGCGCTCGTACTGCGCCGGCGTCACGGCTCGGTTGAAGGCCTCGCGGCGCACGGCTACAACCGCGTCGCGCACGTGGGTGTTGCTGTAAGTGTGGATCTCGTTCACGTTCACAACCGTTGTGTTGTGCACCACCACCCGGTTAACCACGCGCGGCCCGCACCACCCACCCCACCACGGCGCGCCGATGAAAGCCGGTGGCCCCCACCACGGAATCAGCGGCTCGCCCCAGCCGAGTGCAACCCAGCCGACGCTGACGTGAATCCCCGGCGTCAGGAACGCCACCAGCGCCGGGGCGTAGATCGGCGTCACGGCGACCGCAATCGGACCCGGCGCCCACGCCCAGTAGCTGCCGGCATACACCCAGCGGCCGTAATGGAACGGCGCCCAACCCCAAGGCGCGTCATCTACCCAGGTCCAACCGTAGTACGGGTCCCACAACCAGTGACCGGCGCTGTATGGCACCCAACCCGCAGCCACAACTGCCGGCACCCAGACCCGCCCGTAGGGCGGCACAATGCGCCAACGGCCGTGGCGGTCGAGGTCATCGAGGCCGTACATGTCAGCGGGCACGTAGCGCTCGCTGGCGGCGCTGAGCACTTGCGCGGTGCGGTCGTAGTTCCAGAAGTCCCAGGCGTCGAGGTCGGGGGCCTTTGACTTGGCTAGGCGACTGCCATCGGTGGCGTCGATCACCAACTGCTCGCCGGACTCGATATCGAGGGGCTGGCCGCCCGCCGCCGTGGCCACCGCGTGACCGCCGCGCCGGGCGATGAACGTGGTGGTTTCCTGCGCGACTTCGATCCGATAGTAAGCAGCTCGCTCAATGGTGAACGCCGCGTGCGGCGTGCTCAGCTCCACGCTGTGGCCGCGAGCCAGCCGGCGGATGTCGAGCGCCGCACGCCCGGCGGTGACCGTCAATTGCAGGAAACCCGGTTCCTGATTCTCCAGGCCCAATTCGGTGTCGGAGCCGGCGCGCACAAAGGCGCGCGGCCCGATCTGCAGCTCGAAACGAGCCCCGGCGCCGCTGTAGAGCAGATCGCCCGGTGCCAGCGGCGTGTTGAGGCGGGCAGCCTCCCAATTGTCCAAGCCCGGACGCCAAAAGGAGACTGGTCCCTCGATCAAGCTGACACGCGGCGGAGTTCGCCCTTCGTCGCCATCGGCCGCCGCGGCGGGCCTACCACTGAGCACCGTTAGCGCCGCCAGCGCCAGCACAGGCCACCGGCGCCAGTTACGAATCGGGACATGCCCTCGGTTTTTCGGCAGCATTGCAGCCACTCCTCAGCTGTGCACTTCAAACGTGGCCTCACCGGCAAAGTTGCTGCGCACGATCCGGTCACGGGGCGACGACTTTGCATTCCCCAGTATCCGCGCGGAGTTATTGAGGCTCGCCTGAGCGCGGGCACGCGGGTACAATCCGCCCGGTTCGAGCGCAAAGCGCAGGGGAGGCCGGCATGAACTCCGAGCACAGCGACAAGTCCTTTTGGCTCGCCACCTACGGCCCTTATGTACCCAATCCTGCAGTGCAGGGTGACATCAAGGTGGACGTCGCGATCATCGGCGGTGGGTTCACCGGCTTGTCGACGGCGTACCACTTGCGCAAGGACAACCCGGGCATGGCGGTGGCCGTGCTCGAGGGCGAGATCATCGGCTACGGCGCCAGCGGCCGCAACGGCGGATTTTCCATGACGCTGTTCGGGCTCGAACCCGCGATCACCAAATTGCTCTTCGGCCAACAGCGCACCATTGAAGCGCACCGCTACATGGAGCGCGCCGTCGACTACGTCAATACGCTGGTCAAAGAGCACCACATCCAATCGGACTACTGGTTTCCCGGCTTTCTCCGCACGGCCACCACGCCGGCGCACGTCAAGCGCATCCAGCGCGATCTCAAGATTCTCTCCGACATGGGTATTCGCGGCATCGAATGGTGGGAGGCAGAGCGCGTGCGCGCCGAGGTGAATTCGCCGGGATTTCTAGGAGCGTGGTGGGAGCCGCGCTGCGGGCTGATGAACCCGGCCAAACAAGTGCGCGAGCTGAAACGAGTCGCGCAGCAATTCGGGGCGGCGGTGTATGAACACACACCGGTCACCGGTATCACCCGTGCCGCCCAGTTCACGCTCACCACCCCCGGGGGCCAGGTCACGGCCGACAAGATCGTGTTCGCGACCAACGCCTACTCGCATCTGATCCCCGAGTTGCGCTCCAAGCAGGTGCCGGTATTCACCCACATGGTGGTCACCGCCCCGCTCACCCCGGAGCAGCGAGCCGACATCGGCTGGAAGAACCGCCAAGGCTTGGAGGACGCGCGCAACTTGGTGCACTACTTCCGGCTCACCGCCGACAATCGCTTGGCCATGGGAGGGCGCGACGTCACCTTGGCCTATGGGCGCAACATGGATCACGACCTCAACGCCCAGACCTTCGCCGAATTGGAGCAAGATGTCGTGCGCATGTTCCCGGGGCTCAAGGGCGTGCAGTTCACGCACCGCTGGGGCGGTCCGGTCTCCGTGCCGCTGCGGATGGTGCCGGCGATGGGCTTCTTGGGTGATCAGCGCGCGCTCTACAGCCTCGGCTGTATCGGGCACGGCGTCTCGCTCACGCACCTCAACGGCTGGACTCTGGCCGACCTGGTGCTGGAGAAGAAGACCGAGCTCAGTGACGTTTGGTTCGTCAATCGCCGCCTGATCCCGTGGCCGCCCGAGCCGCTGCGCTTCGTGGTCAGCCAAG
Proteins encoded in this region:
- a CDS encoding acyl-CoA/acyl-ACP dehydrogenase yields the protein MKFDLSEDQALLRQSTRDFLTSECPLERSRKVMEDNPDGYESSEWQRLAEMGYLGLMLPPSVGGQGLGAIELAIVLEEVGRACMPGPYLDAVLTGAVLNAAGGQEALLADISSGKKLVTIARDDAAFAGNPGRPARCEAGRVRGTKYFVPFAAQADALLVTTPAVIWLVQRPFTVAPLPTIDLAQRFGKVTLDHAAEKIGAASLLDRADQLAAIGASATLLGIMSRALEITIDYVQTRRTFNRPIGSFQALQHRLSEMLLRTESTRSAAYRAAWCFDTGDADTALACASAKAYAGDASRLVCGEAIQMHGGIGFTWELDLHFYFKRAKTLEQHYGSTEVQLEHALAAAGF
- a CDS encoding FAD-dependent oxidoreductase, whose translation is MNSEHSDKSFWLATYGPYVPNPAVQGDIKVDVAIIGGGFTGLSTAYHLRKDNPGMAVAVLEGEIIGYGASGRNGGFSMTLFGLEPAITKLLFGQQRTIEAHRYMERAVDYVNTLVKEHHIQSDYWFPGFLRTATTPAHVKRIQRDLKILSDMGIRGIEWWEAERVRAEVNSPGFLGAWWEPRCGLMNPAKQVRELKRVAQQFGAAVYEHTPVTGITRAAQFTLTTPGGQVTADKIVFATNAYSHLIPELRSKQVPVFTHMVVTAPLTPEQRADIGWKNRQGLEDARNLVHYFRLTADNRLAMGGRDVTLAYGRNMDHDLNAQTFAELEQDVVRMFPGLKGVQFTHRWGGPVSVPLRMVPAMGFLGDQRALYSLGCIGHGVSLTHLNGWTLADLVLEKKTELSDVWFVNRRLIPWPPEPLRFVVSQAVRGYLRLEDRVFERHLLQ